The Bacteroidetes bacterium GWF2_43_63 genome contains a region encoding:
- a CDS encoding GTPase Era — protein MSHKSGFVNIIGNPNVGKSTLINALTGEKISIVSPKAQTTRQRVLGFLSTDDYQIVFSDTPGYVENPSYELHRKMLGYINAAFEDADIVILIIEPETRELNPNLLLRLQNLTVPLIVCINKVDLSQQEKMMELMNLYEVVFPKADVMLISALHNFNVDVLLGRVLEKLPEHPAYYPKDVLSDRNLRFFVSEMVREQIFYIFDKEIPYHCEVIIDYYKEDENIPKIGATIFVSRESQKRILIGQGGSAVKKLGTLSRKHIEEFLGQHVFLDLNVKVKDWRDNETTLKQLGY, from the coding sequence ATGTCGCATAAAAGCGGATTTGTCAACATAATCGGAAACCCTAACGTCGGTAAGTCAACGCTGATCAACGCTTTGACGGGTGAAAAAATATCTATTGTCTCGCCTAAGGCGCAGACAACCCGCCAGCGTGTGCTCGGTTTTCTAAGTACCGACGATTATCAGATTGTATTTTCTGATACGCCGGGCTATGTCGAAAATCCCTCTTATGAGCTTCATCGCAAGATGCTGGGTTATATCAATGCCGCGTTTGAGGATGCCGATATTGTGATTCTTATTATTGAACCTGAAACTCGCGAACTCAATCCAAATCTGTTGTTGCGCCTGCAAAACCTCACAGTTCCGCTCATTGTCTGCATTAATAAAGTCGACTTGAGTCAGCAGGAAAAGATGATGGAGCTGATGAATCTATACGAAGTGGTCTTCCCAAAAGCTGACGTAATGCTGATTTCGGCACTGCACAATTTCAACGTAGATGTTTTGCTTGGTCGTGTTTTGGAAAAATTGCCCGAGCATCCGGCCTATTATCCGAAGGATGTGCTGAGTGACCGAAACCTCCGGTTCTTTGTCTCGGAAATGGTGCGGGAACAAATTTTTTATATTTTCGATAAGGAAATTCCGTATCACTGCGAGGTAATCATTGATTACTATAAGGAAGACGAAAACATTCCGAAAATCGGCGCCACGATTTTTGTAAGCCGCGAAAGTCAGAAGCGGATTCTGATCGGGCAGGGCGGAAGTGCTGTGAAAAAACTTGGAACACTTTCGCGCAAACATATTGAGGAATTTCTTGGACAACATGTGTTCCTCGATTTGAATGTGAAAGTGAAGGACTGGCGAGATAATGAAACAACTTTAAAACAACTGGGATATTAA